A stretch of the Microbacterium sp. NC79 genome encodes the following:
- a CDS encoding DUF3662 and FHA domain-containing protein: MGLLDSFEKGLERAVNGAFARTFRSGIQPVEIASALRRELDTQAAVVSRERILAPNTLDVYLNPADHKRMASLGSSLQDELLELVQAHARKQGYSFAGPVSINLHAHDSVATGTIRVESQTAKAADITWQAAVDINGRRYPLTKARTVIGRGSDSDIPVADAGTSRKHVEIVWDGERAMAVDLGSTNGSKINGQRFTKASLSAGQSILIGETTITFQVVPKSSRSARNEPEVSTRIFDAREYGA, encoded by the coding sequence GTGGGATTACTTGACAGCTTCGAGAAGGGGCTTGAGCGCGCCGTCAATGGCGCCTTCGCTCGTACCTTCCGCAGCGGCATTCAGCCGGTGGAAATCGCCTCGGCCCTGCGCCGCGAACTCGATACACAGGCAGCCGTCGTCAGCCGCGAGCGCATTCTCGCGCCAAACACTCTCGACGTTTACCTCAACCCCGCCGATCACAAGCGGATGGCATCGCTCGGCTCATCGCTTCAGGACGAACTGCTCGAGCTCGTTCAGGCCCACGCCCGCAAGCAGGGATACTCCTTCGCTGGCCCCGTCTCGATTAACCTGCACGCGCACGACAGTGTGGCGACCGGAACCATTCGGGTTGAGTCGCAGACAGCGAAGGCCGCCGACATCACGTGGCAAGCCGCCGTCGACATCAACGGGCGCCGCTACCCGCTGACCAAGGCGCGCACGGTCATTGGGCGCGGTAGCGACAGTGATATTCCCGTTGCGGATGCCGGAACCAGCCGCAAGCACGTCGAGATCGTGTGGGATGGCGAGCGTGCGATGGCGGTTGATCTCGGATCAACGAACGGTTCCAAAATCAACGGACAGCGCTTCACCAAGGCATCGCTGTCGGCTGGGCAGAGCATTCTTATTGGCGAGACGACGATCACTTTCCAAGTGGTTCCGAAATCTTCCCGCTCTGCCCGTAACGAGCCGGAAGTATCGACACGGATCTTCGACGCACGGGAGTACGGTGCATGA
- a CDS encoding FHA domain-containing protein: MTELTLLLLRIGFLVLLWFFVFAVVYSLRADLFGVRARKMPETEAPKPAKPVKEKPQRTPAGDAATTSTVSRIVITSGPKAGLEIPLGTEPLTIGRSRESGLVIRDDFTSSHHARLVLWGEQWMIQDLDSTNGTWHDGEKVTTPTPIRAGAPVKVGATVFELRK, from the coding sequence ATGACTGAACTCACCCTGTTGTTGTTGCGCATCGGATTCCTGGTGCTGCTGTGGTTCTTCGTCTTTGCCGTCGTGTATTCATTGCGCGCCGACCTCTTTGGCGTCCGAGCGCGCAAGATGCCCGAAACCGAGGCCCCGAAGCCAGCAAAGCCCGTCAAAGAAAAGCCGCAGCGCACTCCTGCTGGCGACGCCGCGACGACAAGCACGGTCAGCCGCATCGTCATCACTTCCGGCCCGAAGGCGGGCCTGGAGATTCCGCTCGGCACCGAACCACTGACGATCGGCCGCTCTCGCGAATCCGGCCTCGTCATTCGCGATGATTTCACCTCCAGCCACCACGCACGACTTGTGCTGTGGGGCGAACAGTGGATGATCCAAGACCTCGACTCGACCAACGGCACCTGGCACGACGGCGAGAAGGTGACCACGCCGACACCTATTCGGGCCGGTGCTCCCGTCAAAGTGGGCGCCACCGTCTTCGAACTGCGGAAGTAA
- a CDS encoding Stp1/IreP family PP2C-type Ser/Thr phosphatase, which yields MAFEGSSVAISHTGKVRSNNQDSGYAGANLFVVADGMGGHAGGDVASSIAISRLESLDRAFAAPHEAEAALREGITQAATDLIEMVKKRPELAGMGTTVVAIVMVDDYAVIAHIGDSRIYLFRDHALTQITTDHTFVQRLVDSGRITDEEARYHPRRSVLMRVLGDMDPNPEIDTFVMKTQEGDRWLLCSDGLSGVVDDAHTEKALAHGFAPGRTADILLKQALDGGAPDNVTIVMVDVGGAHQMFSGTPTIVGSAANPIGIEVPAAKPRTSWLHPVRTAANEPSHFEPAAEFLEEVIEEDRRRARRRRLGWLTAVILVLAAIAGGLYMGYQWTQTLFYVGADEDSVVIFQGVQQSVGPLRLSHPYEDTNIMLADLTDFDRSRVEATLGARSLTDAEAIVERLRTSAEANK from the coding sequence ATGGCATTCGAGGGCTCAAGCGTCGCGATCTCCCACACCGGTAAGGTCCGCTCCAACAACCAGGATTCCGGATACGCCGGCGCCAATCTGTTTGTCGTGGCCGATGGAATGGGTGGCCACGCCGGTGGCGACGTCGCGTCATCGATCGCGATCTCCCGCCTTGAGTCGCTTGACCGCGCGTTCGCTGCGCCGCATGAAGCCGAAGCAGCCCTGCGTGAGGGCATCACCCAGGCGGCCACCGACCTGATCGAGATGGTCAAGAAGCGCCCCGAGTTGGCGGGCATGGGAACCACGGTCGTCGCGATTGTGATGGTCGACGACTACGCCGTCATCGCGCACATCGGCGACAGCCGCATCTATCTGTTCCGCGATCACGCCCTCACCCAGATCACCACCGACCACACCTTCGTGCAGCGACTCGTTGACTCCGGCCGCATCACCGATGAAGAGGCCCGCTATCACCCGCGCCGCTCCGTGCTGATGCGCGTGCTCGGCGATATGGATCCGAATCCCGAGATCGACACCTTCGTAATGAAGACGCAGGAGGGCGACCGCTGGCTGCTCTGCTCCGACGGACTGAGCGGCGTCGTTGACGACGCGCACACGGAGAAGGCGCTCGCACACGGATTCGCTCCCGGTCGCACCGCAGACATCCTGCTGAAGCAGGCACTTGATGGCGGCGCACCTGACAACGTCACGATCGTGATGGTCGACGTCGGTGGCGCCCACCAGATGTTCTCCGGAACCCCCACAATTGTTGGTTCCGCCGCCAACCCCATCGGTATTGAGGTTCCGGCAGCCAAGCCCCGCACCAGCTGGCTTCACCCGGTGCGCACCGCGGCCAACGAACCCAGTCACTTCGAACCTGCCGCTGAGTTTCTCGAAGAGGTCATCGAAGAGGACAGGCGCCGTGCCCGCCGCCGCCGGCTGGGCTGGCTCACCGCGGTTATCCTCGTGCTCGCAGCGATCGCTGGCGGTCTCTACATGGGCTATCAGTGGACGCAAACGTTGTTCTATGTCGGCGCCGATGAGGATTCCGTCGTCATCTTCCAGGGCGTGCAGCAATCGGTCGGACCGTTGCGCCTCTCGCACCCCTATGAAGACACCAACATCATGCTCGCCGACCTCACCGACTTCGACCGCAGCCGCGTCGAAGCGACCCTCGGTGCTCGCTCACTGACCGACGCAGAAGCGATCGTTGAGCGACTGCGCACATCGGCGGAGGCGAACAAGTGA
- a CDS encoding FtsW/RodA/SpoVE family cell cycle protein has product MPQTQRNRELALILFAFAVIAIAIVLVQLGAIGTIQTDFLLLTIPIAVLVLGLHVLLRFVARDADPFVVPIATILTGLGLTMIYRIDIAVDSSGWDATGTRQVVWTVLSLAAAIAVVVFLKNYRVLFRYTYLFGLTGIVLLLLPFIPFLNGGGNADVWISIGGFFSFQPGEIAKICLAIFFAGYLVRTRESLVSTGHRFLGMTWPRARELGPLLVIWLVSLGTIVLQRDLGTGLLIFGMFVAMLYVATGKTSWVFIGVVLASVGAFLASQVLPYVHWRFVSWLNAFDPDVLEAQGGSYQLVRGLFGMAYGGIFGQGWGQGRPEETPLPQSDFILPSLAEELGLVGVFAILALYMIFVSRGLRIGMAGQDDFGKLLATGLAFTMALQVFIMVGGVTRVIPLTGLTTPFLAAGGSSLVANWIIVALLLRMSDAVRRQPRVVIG; this is encoded by the coding sequence ATGCCGCAAACTCAACGCAACCGCGAGCTCGCGCTCATCTTGTTTGCGTTCGCTGTCATCGCTATCGCGATCGTGCTTGTGCAGCTGGGGGCGATCGGAACCATCCAGACAGACTTCTTGCTGCTCACGATTCCGATTGCGGTTTTGGTGCTTGGCCTGCATGTTCTGTTGCGCTTCGTCGCTCGCGATGCTGACCCGTTCGTGGTTCCGATCGCGACGATTCTCACCGGGCTCGGACTCACGATGATTTACCGCATCGATATTGCGGTTGACAGCTCGGGATGGGATGCGACCGGCACTCGCCAGGTGGTGTGGACCGTCCTTTCGCTGGCCGCGGCGATCGCTGTCGTGGTTTTCCTTAAGAACTACCGCGTGCTGTTCCGGTACACCTACCTTTTTGGCCTCACCGGTATCGTTCTGCTGCTGTTGCCTTTCATCCCCTTCCTCAATGGCGGCGGAAACGCCGACGTGTGGATCTCGATTGGTGGCTTCTTCAGCTTCCAGCCGGGTGAAATCGCGAAGATCTGTCTCGCGATCTTCTTCGCCGGTTACCTCGTGCGCACCCGCGAAAGCCTGGTCTCGACGGGCCACCGCTTCCTCGGGATGACCTGGCCGCGTGCTCGTGAACTGGGCCCGCTGCTGGTGATCTGGCTGGTATCGCTCGGTACCATCGTGCTCCAGCGCGACCTCGGTACGGGTCTGCTCATCTTTGGCATGTTCGTTGCCATGCTGTACGTCGCAACAGGCAAGACCAGCTGGGTGTTCATCGGTGTTGTGCTCGCCAGCGTCGGCGCCTTCCTTGCCTCGCAGGTCTTGCCTTATGTGCACTGGCGTTTTGTGAGCTGGCTCAATGCGTTCGACCCCGATGTCTTAGAGGCGCAGGGCGGAAGCTACCAGCTCGTTCGCGGCCTGTTCGGCATGGCATACGGCGGAATCTTCGGTCAGGGCTGGGGTCAGGGACGCCCGGAAGAAACGCCGCTGCCACAGAGCGACTTCATCTTGCCTTCGCTCGCAGAAGAGCTTGGCCTGGTCGGTGTCTTCGCGATTCTCGCGCTGTACATGATCTTCGTGAGCCGTGGCCTGCGCATCGGTATGGCCGGTCAAGATGACTTCGGCAAGCTGTTGGCAACGGGCCTCGCCTTCACGATGGCGCTCCAGGTGTTCATCATGGTCGGCGGCGTCACCCGCGTCATTCCGCTTACCGGTCTCACCACGCCGTTCCTGGCCGCCGGTGGTTCCTCACTCGTCGCGAACTGGATCATCGTCGCGCTCCTGCTGCGTATGTCTGACGCGGTACGCCGTCAGCCGCGGGTGGTGATCGGATGA
- a CDS encoding penicillin-binding protein 2, producing the protein MTKEVRRLSIVILVMFLALLTSTTWIQTIAVDNLAAHPQNKRTLYDSYEVQRGDIILSDGTVIASSVPSNDVFSFQRVYQSADMWAPVTGYLNPVIQSSTGIESAANDVLTGTDDSQFFDRIQRILSGQPPRGSSVQLSLDPVAQQAAWDALQGYQGAVIAIEPKTGRILAMASTPSYDTNLLASHDSDAVEAAYQELLAADGDPLFNRAIAGNLNPPGSTFKVVVAAAAIESGKYTEASTLPNPATYQLPQSVHLVSNANGGTCGPGETVTIADALRLSCNVPFAELAVKLGDKAIREQAEKFGWNQSFDVPLTSTPSFYPPTLDDAQTAMSGFGQSDVRATPLQVAMVSAAIANKGLVMTPTMIDRVIAPDLTVESETVATEFGRAIDKKTSETLVSMMVANVANGAASGATIEGISVAGKTGTAENDEGPYTLWFTGFAPAEDPQIAIAVVIEDGGGQGQSGSGDEIAAPIAKKVMEAVLNQ; encoded by the coding sequence ATGACGAAAGAAGTTCGCCGCCTGAGCATCGTGATTCTCGTGATGTTCTTGGCTCTGTTGACCTCCACGACGTGGATTCAAACGATTGCCGTCGACAACCTCGCCGCGCACCCGCAGAACAAGCGCACCCTGTACGACAGCTACGAAGTACAGCGCGGTGACATCATTCTGTCCGACGGGACCGTCATCGCCTCCAGCGTGCCATCGAATGACGTGTTCTCCTTCCAGCGCGTGTACCAGTCCGCCGACATGTGGGCTCCCGTCACCGGCTACCTGAACCCGGTCATTCAGTCATCCACCGGCATCGAGTCGGCAGCGAATGACGTGCTCACCGGAACAGACGACAGCCAGTTCTTCGACCGCATTCAACGCATTTTGTCTGGCCAGCCGCCGCGTGGTTCCTCCGTCCAGCTGTCGCTTGATCCGGTCGCGCAGCAGGCGGCGTGGGATGCCCTACAGGGTTATCAGGGCGCGGTCATTGCGATCGAGCCGAAGACCGGACGCATTCTGGCGATGGCGAGCACGCCAAGCTATGACACCAATCTGCTGGCCTCACACGACTCGGATGCCGTCGAAGCCGCGTACCAAGAACTCCTCGCCGCCGACGGTGACCCGCTGTTCAACCGCGCCATTGCCGGCAACCTGAACCCCCCGGGTTCCACGTTCAAGGTCGTCGTCGCTGCCGCCGCCATCGAATCCGGAAAGTACACAGAAGCCTCAACCCTGCCGAACCCCGCGACCTACCAGCTGCCGCAATCGGTACACCTGGTGAGCAATGCGAATGGCGGAACCTGTGGTCCTGGTGAGACGGTGACGATTGCCGATGCGCTGCGGCTCAGTTGCAACGTGCCGTTTGCCGAGCTCGCCGTGAAGCTCGGTGACAAGGCCATTCGCGAGCAGGCAGAGAAGTTCGGCTGGAACCAGTCGTTTGATGTGCCGCTCACGTCGACTCCTTCGTTCTATCCGCCGACGCTGGACGACGCGCAAACGGCGATGAGCGGATTCGGTCAGAGCGACGTTCGTGCAACGCCGCTCCAGGTCGCGATGGTGTCGGCCGCGATCGCCAACAAGGGCCTCGTGATGACGCCGACAATGATCGATCGGGTGATCGCACCCGACCTCACCGTCGAGTCAGAAACCGTTGCCACTGAATTTGGTCGCGCAATCGACAAGAAGACGAGCGAAACGTTGGTCTCAATGATGGTCGCGAATGTCGCAAACGGTGCGGCCAGCGGTGCAACAATAGAGGGAATCTCTGTGGCCGGTAAAACCGGTACCGCAGAGAACGACGAGGGGCCCTACACACTTTGGTTTACTGGCTTCGCGCCAGCAGAAGACCCGCAGATCGCGATTGCAGTCGTTATTGAAGACGGCGGCGGTCAAGGCCAATCGGGTTCAGGGGATGAAATCGCGGCTCCAATCGCGAAAAAGGTCATGGAGGCGGTGCTAAACCAATGA
- a CDS encoding serine/threonine-protein kinase, protein MRPTQGVTFGGRYELVSRIAIGGMGEVWEATDHVIGRTVAIKILKDEYMGDPGFLERFRAEARHAALVNHEGIASVFDYGEEAGSAFLVMELVPGEALSTVLEREGSLSTDKTLDIIGQTAAALQAAHAAGLVHRDIKPGNLLITPDGRVKITDFGIARIADQVPLTATGQVMGTVQYLSPEQASGHPASPATDTYSLGIVAYECLAGKRPFTGESQVAIAMAQINDAAPALPPTVAEPVQNLVMAMIAKKPEDRPASSATVARACAALRRGDVSAAAAAVPAIAGAAAMAAAPADEMTQLLGGTATQMLPQTAALETQARDRSDRPKRSPWLWPLIALIAVLLIALGVAVFSMMSGGGEPDPSVSPTASSSAKPTPSPTATTPPLVDIDGLGLSGLTCQEATAKLVENKFDAASVKCIPGKSNPNTEEVDTVYEWSPGGKNKVTTPVTLTIYVAESALTAPESAPVLEVNGERVEANGSVTVGDTVTVRWLTNYTGCGAGTHTGFDLLINNERFTFDTGTSSTQYVVPEGIETLSTSLAAVCQENGQNRYSPAAVTQVFVNAPAPEPTPTPEPTPTPSEGEGEGEETGSDQTQDQPNG, encoded by the coding sequence ATGAGGCCAACACAGGGTGTGACCTTCGGCGGTCGTTACGAGCTCGTATCGCGGATTGCTATCGGCGGCATGGGCGAGGTCTGGGAGGCAACGGATCACGTCATCGGACGAACCGTCGCCATCAAGATCCTTAAAGACGAATACATGGGTGATCCCGGGTTCTTGGAGCGCTTCCGCGCCGAGGCCCGTCACGCCGCGCTCGTCAACCACGAGGGCATTGCCAGTGTCTTTGACTATGGCGAGGAGGCAGGTAGCGCCTTCCTCGTGATGGAACTTGTTCCTGGTGAAGCGCTGTCGACCGTGCTGGAGCGCGAAGGATCGCTGTCCACCGACAAGACGCTGGACATTATCGGCCAGACCGCGGCAGCCCTGCAGGCGGCCCACGCTGCCGGTCTTGTGCACCGTGACATCAAGCCGGGCAACCTGCTGATCACGCCCGATGGCCGCGTCAAGATCACCGACTTCGGTATCGCTCGTATCGCCGACCAGGTGCCGCTGACGGCCACCGGTCAGGTCATGGGTACCGTGCAGTATCTCTCCCCCGAACAGGCATCCGGCCACCCCGCCTCTCCCGCCACCGACACCTACTCGCTCGGCATCGTTGCCTACGAGTGCCTGGCAGGTAAGCGCCCGTTCACGGGTGAGTCGCAGGTCGCCATTGCGATGGCGCAGATCAACGATGCGGCACCGGCTCTCCCGCCGACCGTGGCAGAGCCGGTGCAAAACCTGGTCATGGCTATGATCGCGAAGAAGCCGGAAGATCGTCCGGCATCATCGGCGACAGTGGCTCGCGCGTGCGCAGCGCTGCGTCGTGGCGACGTATCGGCTGCCGCCGCTGCTGTTCCCGCCATCGCGGGCGCTGCCGCTATGGCCGCCGCGCCTGCTGACGAAATGACGCAGCTGCTTGGCGGAACCGCCACCCAGATGCTGCCGCAGACGGCTGCTCTCGAAACGCAGGCACGCGATCGTTCTGACCGCCCGAAGCGTAGCCCATGGCTGTGGCCGCTCATCGCCCTCATTGCCGTACTGCTGATCGCACTGGGCGTGGCCGTATTCTCGATGATGAGCGGTGGCGGCGAGCCCGATCCCTCCGTCTCCCCGACGGCGTCATCGAGCGCCAAGCCCACCCCATCGCCCACCGCAACGACGCCGCCGCTCGTTGACATTGATGGCCTCGGCCTTTCTGGGCTGACCTGTCAGGAAGCAACCGCGAAGCTCGTCGAGAACAAGTTCGACGCTGCCTCGGTGAAGTGCATCCCTGGCAAGTCGAACCCGAACACCGAAGAGGTCGACACCGTTTACGAGTGGAGCCCAGGCGGTAAGAACAAGGTCACCACTCCGGTCACACTGACGATTTACGTTGCCGAAAGTGCGCTCACCGCTCCAGAAAGCGCCCCGGTGCTCGAAGTGAACGGCGAGCGGGTTGAGGCGAATGGCTCGGTCACCGTTGGCGACACGGTTACGGTGCGCTGGCTGACCAACTACACCGGTTGCGGCGCTGGCACCCACACCGGGTTTGATCTGCTCATCAACAACGAGCGTTTCACTTTCGATACCGGCACCTCGTCAACGCAGTATGTGGTTCCGGAGGGTATCGAGACCCTCTCGACATCGCTTGCTGCCGTGTGCCAGGAGAACGGTCAAAACCGGTACTCCCCGGCAGCCGTGACTCAGGTCTTCGTCAACGCGCCTGCGCCCGAGCCCACTCCCACTCCCGAACCCACGCCGACACCTTCTGAGGGTGAGGGCGAGGGCGAAGAAACAGGTTCTGATCAGACTCAGGATCAGCCAAACGGGTAA
- the pknB gene encoding Stk1 family PASTA domain-containing Ser/Thr kinase, with protein MSDQSRVLAGRYRVDGTIGHGGMAMVYEGFDMKLGRAVAIKILDKDLSRDTTFRTRFRMEAQAASRMSHPSIVRVYDAGEDVTEGVLTPFIVMELVRGRTLKEIMAEAQLSTDDAVHYVSGILEALEYSHRAGVIHRDIKPGNIMITADRRVKVMDFGIARAVSDSSSTVAETTSILGTAAYFSPEQAKGEPVDARADLYSTGVVLYEMLAGRQPFRGDTPVAVAYQHVSETPIPPSQIDHHVPRSLDAVVLRAMAKDPFSRYPDAATFRTALLGATAGKVPSQRQLDQLTNDLYGANPRAAAETARSLRQMSSDTGTTRTQQGPPVAWIWATVAVISVLLVSVLIWAMSFKSVDAVPDSAREVPSLVDLNYEQAVEALKENDLNAKRGSDESSASVPEGTVVRTDPQTGTTVAKGETITVYISSGTLTSTVPTLVDLSEETAKEALAKAGLDYGSIKRVNNPDLPAGTVISSNPATGDEVAPGTVVNLEIATGKVTVKNYAPTFTLTSAVDELQGPTLKLVVQVLADVDCAVEEVPKVKSQDQVGDVAIGSTVQLHVCSGTTIPEGLG; from the coding sequence GTGTCCGATCAGTCACGAGTTCTTGCGGGGCGCTATCGCGTCGACGGAACCATCGGGCACGGTGGCATGGCGATGGTGTACGAAGGCTTCGATATGAAGCTGGGTCGTGCCGTCGCCATCAAAATCCTCGACAAGGATCTCTCCCGGGATACGACGTTTCGTACGCGCTTCCGCATGGAAGCGCAGGCGGCGTCGCGTATGTCGCACCCGTCCATCGTGCGCGTCTATGACGCGGGCGAAGATGTCACCGAGGGTGTTCTCACGCCCTTCATCGTGATGGAGCTCGTGCGTGGCCGCACGCTCAAAGAGATCATGGCGGAGGCGCAGCTCTCCACCGATGATGCGGTGCACTATGTGTCCGGAATTCTTGAGGCGCTCGAGTATTCACACCGCGCTGGCGTGATTCACCGCGATATCAAGCCAGGCAACATCATGATCACGGCTGATCGCCGCGTCAAGGTGATGGACTTCGGTATTGCCCGCGCCGTCTCAGACTCATCATCAACGGTGGCTGAAACCACATCGATTCTCGGCACCGCCGCCTATTTCTCGCCGGAACAGGCCAAGGGCGAGCCGGTCGATGCCCGTGCCGACCTGTACTCCACGGGCGTCGTCCTTTACGAAATGCTCGCCGGGCGCCAACCGTTCCGTGGCGACACCCCGGTCGCTGTCGCGTACCAGCACGTCTCGGAAACCCCGATACCGCCGAGCCAAATCGATCACCACGTGCCGCGCTCGCTCGATGCGGTCGTCCTCAGGGCGATGGCAAAAGACCCGTTCAGCCGGTATCCGGACGCGGCCACTTTCCGCACCGCACTCCTCGGCGCCACCGCAGGCAAGGTTCCGTCGCAGCGTCAGCTCGACCAGTTGACCAACGACCTCTACGGCGCCAACCCGCGAGCTGCGGCAGAAACGGCACGCAGCCTGCGACAGATGTCATCTGACACCGGCACCACACGCACACAGCAGGGCCCGCCCGTCGCATGGATTTGGGCAACGGTCGCCGTCATCTCCGTCTTGCTCGTGTCGGTGCTGATCTGGGCGATGTCCTTCAAGTCTGTTGATGCCGTCCCCGATAGCGCGCGCGAGGTTCCGTCACTTGTTGATCTGAACTACGAACAAGCAGTCGAGGCGTTGAAAGAGAATGACCTCAACGCCAAGCGCGGCTCAGATGAGTCAAGTGCCAGTGTGCCAGAGGGCACCGTTGTGCGCACAGACCCGCAAACCGGAACCACGGTAGCCAAGGGCGAAACGATCACGGTATACATTTCGTCTGGCACCCTCACATCGACCGTGCCCACGCTCGTTGATCTCTCCGAAGAGACGGCGAAGGAAGCACTCGCGAAGGCCGGCTTGGATTACGGCTCCATCAAGCGCGTTAACAACCCTGATTTGCCCGCAGGTACCGTGATTTCGTCGAATCCGGCCACGGGCGACGAGGTCGCACCCGGCACGGTCGTCAACCTCGAGATCGCCACTGGCAAGGTCACCGTCAAGAACTACGCGCCGACCTTCACGCTCACCTCCGCTGTCGACGAACTGCAGGGTCCGACGCTCAAGCTCGTCGTCCAGGTTCTTGCTGACGTGGACTGCGCAGTGGAAGAAGTGCCGAAGGTGAAGAGCCAAGATCAGGTCGGCGATGTCGCCATTGGTTCGACCGTGCAACTGCACGTGTGCTCCGGAACCACGATTCCCGAGGGTCTCGGATAG
- a CDS encoding gamma-glutamyl-gamma-aminobutyrate hydrolase family protein, translating into MTRILVVDNHDSFVHTLVGYLHELGAEATLVEADALDPVALHAEVTAWDGVMISPGPGTPQKAGASIAVVRACADTNTPLLGVCLGHQAIAVAFGATVSHAPELKHGMVSAITHDGTSVFAGLTSPLNVGRYHSLTIAPQTLPHDLVVTATTASGIIMAVRHRALPIHGVQFHPESVLTEHGYDMLACWLAETGLAAAPERARSLSPLSV; encoded by the coding sequence GTGACCCGCATCCTCGTCGTCGACAACCACGACAGCTTCGTACACACGCTGGTGGGCTACCTCCACGAGCTCGGCGCTGAAGCCACGCTCGTTGAAGCAGATGCCCTTGACCCCGTCGCACTGCACGCAGAGGTCACCGCATGGGACGGCGTGATGATTTCACCTGGACCCGGAACCCCGCAGAAAGCGGGTGCATCGATCGCGGTGGTGAGGGCGTGCGCTGACACGAACACTCCGCTGCTTGGCGTGTGTCTCGGACACCAAGCGATTGCCGTTGCGTTTGGCGCGACGGTGTCACATGCACCGGAGCTTAAGCATGGAATGGTTTCAGCGATCACCCATGACGGCACGAGCGTTTTCGCCGGCCTCACCTCGCCGTTGAACGTTGGCCGCTACCACTCCCTGACCATCGCGCCACAGACGCTACCGCACGATCTCGTGGTGACCGCAACGACGGCGTCGGGGATCATCATGGCGGTGCGTCACCGTGCGTTGCCGATTCATGGCGTGCAGTTTCACCCGGAGAGCGTGCTCACTGAACACGGGTACGACATGCTCGCCTGCTGGCTCGCAGAAACCGGGCTCGCAGCGGCACCTGAGCGTGCGCGCTCGCTGTCGCCTCTGAGCGTCTAG
- a CDS encoding class E sortase codes for MSEPHQNRKARRQKRRRRATVTSVLGELMLTAGTVVLLFVAWQMWIGDMIQGAQSNQLGAATVEEWEELPDDAIAPPKLVQPEDGAPAYYEPPVMAHPASGETFAVLRIPRLGDNYHWNINGGVQTWESLNVNAVGHYPATQVPGEVGNFAVAGHRGSHGGAFMNLPGMRAGDAVVVETQDGWYTYRFRNLEYVAPTAGEVLAPLPHELDRVGIGQYLTMTTCSPRYGWDERAIGYAEFEYFTPRSVGEPASLDPVTVAVGF; via the coding sequence GTGAGTGAGCCGCACCAGAATCGCAAGGCGAGGCGCCAAAAAAGACGTCGTCGCGCGACGGTGACGAGCGTTCTCGGTGAACTCATGCTGACAGCTGGCACCGTCGTGCTCCTGTTCGTCGCCTGGCAAATGTGGATCGGCGACATGATCCAGGGTGCGCAAAGCAACCAGCTCGGGGCTGCCACCGTCGAAGAGTGGGAAGAGCTACCAGACGATGCAATCGCGCCGCCGAAGCTGGTGCAGCCGGAAGACGGCGCACCCGCCTATTACGAGCCGCCTGTCATGGCTCACCCCGCATCGGGCGAGACCTTTGCGGTTCTTCGTATTCCGCGCCTCGGTGACAACTATCACTGGAACATCAACGGTGGCGTGCAGACGTGGGAGAGCCTGAACGTTAACGCCGTCGGGCACTATCCGGCAACGCAAGTGCCAGGTGAAGTTGGCAACTTTGCGGTCGCCGGACACCGCGGTAGCCATGGCGGCGCCTTCATGAACCTGCCTGGTATGCGCGCAGGCGACGCCGTCGTTGTCGAGACGCAGGACGGCTGGTACACCTACCGGTTCCGCAACCTTGAGTACGTGGCACCCACCGCTGGCGAGGTTCTTGCACCGCTGCCTCACGAGCTCGATCGGGTTGGCATTGGCCAGTACCTCACCATGACAACGTGTTCACCCCGCTACGGGTGGGACGAACGCGCCATCGGGTATGCCGAATTCGAGTACTTCACGCCGCGTTCCGTTGGCGAACCGGCTTCCCTTGATCCTGTGACCGTGGCGGTGGGTTTCTAA
- a CDS encoding cell division protein CrgA → MARAPKNDDVDPTTYDAAPNPVWFKPVMVGFLLLGLVWVIVFYLSNQAFPIPGIGGWNIVIGFGIAFIGFLMTMRWR, encoded by the coding sequence ATGGCACGTGCTCCCAAAAACGATGACGTCGATCCCACCACCTACGATGCGGCGCCGAACCCAGTGTGGTTCAAGCCCGTCATGGTCGGCTTCCTGCTGCTCGGGCTCGTCTGGGTCATCGTCTTCTACCTTTCCAACCAGGCTTTCCCGATTCCGGGAATCGGCGGCTGGAACATCGTGATTGGCTTCGGCATCGCGTTCATCGGCTTCCTCATGACGATGCGCTGGCGCTAA